Proteins co-encoded in one Fusarium fujikuroi IMI 58289 draft genome, chromosome FFUJ_chr06 genomic window:
- a CDS encoding mating type protein, producing MANFVLMPPGASSPIVFTSKWTLEHIDRIYQCIHTDSKSSKLLKILPSLYNELDVGAKAGFANLYMVQLGMPVLYARDTQNNCYYLGAPCDFFAKGGMLVNIPGAPEVIFIHRPEKPAFPAKIPRPPNAYILYRKERHHSIKAQRPDITNNEISQVLGRLWNSETREVRALYKQMADQKKAEHRRQYPDYQYRPRRPSERRRRNNASSDSSTATTTVAQQITA from the exons ATGGCCAACTTCGTCTTGATGCCACCCGGCGCTTCCAGCCCCATCGTCTTCACCAGCAAATGGACACTGGAGCATATCGACAGAATCTACCAGTGCATTCATACAGACAGCAAGTCGAGCAAGCTCCTTAAAATCCTCCCTTCTCTCTATAACGAGTTGGATGTCGGTGCCAAAGCTGGGTTTGCTAATCTCTACAT GGTTCAACTTGGCATGCCCGTTCTCTATGCTCGCGACACTCAGAACAACTGCTACTACCTCGGAGCTCCTTGTGACTTCTTTGCTAAGGGTGGAATGTTGGTCAACATTCCCGGTGCTCCTGAAGTCATTTTCATTCACCGTCCTGAGAAACCTGCTTTCCCTGCCAAGATCCCACGACCTCCCAATGCCTACATCCTTTACCGTAAGGAGCGTCACCATTCGATCAAGGCTCAACGCCCTGATATCACCAACAATGAAATCT CCCAAGTCCTTGGCCGCCTCTGGAACTCCGAGACCCGTGAGGTTCGCGCACTCTACAAGCAGATGGCGGATCAGAAAAAGGCCGAACATCGCCGACAGTACCCCGACTACCAGTACCGCCCTCGTCGTCCTTCTGAGCGGCGCCGTCGCAACAATGCTTCGTCTGACAGCAGTACAGCGACTACTACTGTCGCACAGCAGATTACCGCCTAA
- a CDS encoding related to anaphase-promoting complex subunit 5 produces MARYLNPAKIGLLALIELYVEGAVPSDAILPVLSFVTSHFMDHSSPKTSADQSERWSKAEKTVSLVISIKEFEKLLGSYPFLMGMPGRRLWDQFLGKLWNINSLDALHNFFDNLSGLLAKTKEERKRLAELGQPVEEEEGIKLSANSPFGAFVRRSRLEYQRLRFHDCTELWKQFVRYRQPTAPYLKRKIPGFGRLSFDNVLLVGEQEDWDLKSVMDLASVAYGDMLTGDQSGSLPVSTDDIESLLEFQIEQMQKFGNRIPLEIRHQFHDLLNDSYLIPSLTHYLKFLDAWRAGDYPTAFDYLHRYFDYTMQNRDRLFYQYALMNLAVLQADFGCYKEAVAAMLETVSTARENRDMTCLNFALNWLFHFGRAHPDLVQNLESSSLLGTGKESLAFLRVKARETGMFTLWSSVLLSEAKLGLLSGDSVATAFESIVRSSHIIVERNMNNMFGSYLSLTSALWDRLGLSTLSSATCEVFLKCHARNAIFDDELKLTCRLALLLASEGKYDDAMTKLEDLEDNSLRSWKPSQYWHKYRGVIKLKRDLHHNNLEGAERLLSQILQSKKDDLEPDMAFLVDTLHIDYLTRRGDLQAAFAKVDSMMSQLENEKKDVVLKVKLLLLKASLLDKCGRPQRGFTTAMRAASISWGARLIPCLWQAIGCVSNILVSLKEFEAASQLLLAIIPRSLECETESLTAQLYSYLADANMGLAGKCEPKSAKRSEYMTKALAAVQKSFDHYSSVEDINMQCQMMAKKAMIMKLTGDMVLAADYAAAYVSLRKTAESLSLDG; encoded by the exons ATGGCTCGCTATCTCAACCCGGCCAAGATTGGCCTTCTCGCTCTCATAGAGCTCTACGTTGAAGGAGCTGTACCAAGTGATGCTATCCTTCCAGTGCTCTCCTTTGTCACCTCTCATTTCATGGATCATTCTTCTCCAAAAACATCCGCAGATCAGTCCGAAAGATGGAGCAAGGCAGAGAAAACCGTCAGCCTCGTCATAAGCATCaaagagtttgagaagcttcttgggAGCTATCCCTTTCTCATGGGCATGCCTGGACGGAGGTTATGGGATCAGTTCTTGGGTAAACTATGGAATATCAACTCATTGGATGCACTGCACAACTTCTTCGACAACCTATCCGGCTTGCTGGCCAAAACCAAGGAGGAACGCAAGAGACTGGCTGAGTTGGGCCAGCcggtggaagaggaagaaggcatCAAGCTCTCGGCGAACTCTCCCTTTGGGGCTTTTGTGCGCAGATCGCGACTTGAGTATCAGCGATTACGCTTCCACGACTGTACAGAGCTATGGAAGCAATTTGTGCGATATCGACAACCAACAGCCCCTTATCTTAAGCGCAAGATCCCAGGCTTCGGACGGCTGAGTTTCGACAATGTTCTATTGGTGGGCGAGCAGGAAGATTGGGACCTCAAGAGTGTTATGGACTTGGCCTCAGTGGCGTACGGTGATATGCTCACAGGAGACCAAAGTGGATCGCTCCCTGTGAGCACAGATGACATCGAGAGTCTCCTGGAGTTCCAAATCGAGCAGATGCAGA AATTTGGAAACAGGATACCCCTCGAAATCCGTCATCAATTTCATGATCTACTTAACGACAGCTATCTCATTCCCAGTCTCACACACTATCTCAA ATTTCTCGATGCATGGAGAGCTGGAGACTACCCCACTGCATTCGACTATTTACACCGTTACTTTGACTACACCATGCAGAATAGAGATCGCCTGTTCTACCAATACGcgttgatgaacttggctgTTTTGCAAGCCGACTTTGGTTGTTATAAAGAAGCTGTAGCAGCCATGCTTGAAACCGTGTCGACAGCGAGAGAGAACCGAGACATGACTTGCCTCAACTTTGCCTTGAACTGGCTCTTCCATTTCGGTCGTGCCCATCCCGATCTCGTCCAGAATTTGGAATCGAGTAGCCTGCTCGGTACTGGCAAAGAAAGCTTGGCCTTTCTCCGTGTTAAGGCTAGAGAGACAGGCATGTTCACGCTTTGGAGCTCAGTCCTCCTCAGCGAAGCAAAACTTGGGCTACTGAGTGGCGACAGTGTGGCTACGGCTTTTGAGTCGATTGTGCGAAGCTCTCACATCATCGTAGAGAGGAACATGAACAACATGTTTGGGTCATACCTTTCACTCACATCAGCTCTATGGGACAGGCTTGGGCTCTCGACCCTATCGTCAGCAACCTGCGAGGTCTTCCTGAAATGCCACGCTCGTAATGCCATCTTCGATGATGAACTGAAGTTGACTTGTCGACTAGCTTTATTACTTGCTTCAGAGGGAAAATATGACGATGCAATGACTAAACTGGAAGACCTGGAGGATAATTCGCTGAGATCCTGGAAGCCCAGCCAGTACTGGCACAAGTATCGAGGTGTAATCAAGCTGAAAAGAGACTTACATCACAACAATCTTGAAGGAGCTGAACGGCTTCTATCTCAGATCCTCCAATCGAAGAAGGATGACCTAGAACCAGATATGGCGTTCTTGGTGGACACCCTCCACATTGACTATCTCACTCGTCGTGGAGATCTTCAAGCAGCCTTTGCAAAAGTCGACAGCATGATGTCGCAGTTagagaacgagaagaaggatgtgGTACTCAAGGTCAAACTCTTGCTCCTCAAAGCCTCTCTTCTTGATAAATGTGGCCGGCCGCAGAGAGGGTTCACGACAGCAATGCGGGCAGCGAGCATATCGTGGGGAGCTCGTCTGATACCCTGCCTCTGGCAAGCAATCGGTTGCGTGTCGAATATTCTGGTCTCTTTGAAGGAGTTTGAAGCAGCCTCTCAGCTTCTGCTGGCTATCATACCCCGTTCCCTGGAGTGTGAGACTGAGAGTCTAACAGCCCAGCTCTACAGCTACCTCGCCGATGCCAACATGGGACTTGCTGGTAAATGCGAACCCAAGTCAGCCAAACGATCGGAATACATGACGAAAGCTCTCGCAGCGGTGCAAAAGTCTTTTGATCATTACTCAAGTGTCGAAGACATCAACATGCAATGCCAAATGATGGCAAAGAAGGCGATGATCATGAAGCTGACTGGGGATATGGTTCTGGCTGCAGATTACGCTGCGGCGTACGTGTCACTGCGGAAGACTGCTGAATCACTCAGTCTTGACGGGTAG
- a CDS encoding exonuclease III-like protein produces the protein MTFRITTWNVNGIRNPFGYQPWREKRTFQAMFEILEADIVVMQETKIQRKDLQDDMVLVPGWDVFFSLPKHKKGYSGVAIYTRNSKCAPIRAEEGVTGILTAPKSTTRYRDLPEDQQIGGYPRPDQLEGIIDEATLDSEGRCVILEFPGFVLFGVYSPATRDETRDDFRTGFFQALEVRIRNLVAAGKQVILTGDLNVVRSELDSTNVSETLRKEGIDLSDWMNAPVRRIFNELIFEGSVLGERDEGREKPVLWDLCRCFHPERVGMNTCWDTKRNTRPANNGSRIDYVLCSDGIKSWFNYSNIQEGLMGSDHCPVFATLSDKVTVGDKECALLEMMNPPDMFNGDERLRDWTPKDHLPLSAKLIPEFDRRQSIRDMFTKKAAPPRESTRIDTTAEPSKNGSSSASGSLDKAEEASGSPTNASPTSRLGETTNLTKLSASQSSSKRPGTAADTTSRPFKKTKSFTGANDTKSKAAQGQRTLQGFFKPKAPTAQDGKAELVAASSTPSTTKKPAVSGKAPVSAQRLSNTPQATLTEKSSPTVPLRGKDPEPSDRVFDPIEAKESWSKLLGKRVAPRCEHDEPCISFTTKKPGVNCGTLYSGS, from the exons ATGACGTTTCGGATAACCACCTGGAACG TCAATGGCATCCG AAATCCTTTCGGTTATCAACCttggagagaaaagagaacctTTCAA GCTATGTTTGAGATTCTCGAAGCAGACATCGTTGTTATGCAAGAGACCAAGATCCAGCGAAAGGACCTTCAAGATGACATGGTTCTCGTTCCAGGTTGGgatgtcttcttcagcttACCGAAGCATAAGAAAG GATATTCTGGCGTCGCTATCTACACACGCAACTCAAAATGTGCGCCTATacgagcagaagaaggcgttACCGGCATCTTGACAGCTCCTAAGTCTACAACCAGATACCGCGACCTCCCTGAAGACCAGCAGATTGGTGGTTATCCCCGACCCGATCAACTTGAGGGCATCATAGACGAGGCGACTCTTGACTCTGAGGGCCGCTGTGTCATTCTCGAGTTTCCAGGTTTTGTGCTCTTTGGAGTTTACAGCCCTGCAACCCGAGATGAGACTCGTGATGACTTTCGCActggcttcttccaagcACTGGAAGTGAGAATACGGAACTTGGTCGCCGCAGGCAAGCAGGTCATCCTTACCGGTGATTTGAACGTCGTCCGCTCCGAGCTTGACTCAACCAATGTTTCAGAGACACTACGCAAGGAAGGGATTGATCTCAGCGACTGGATGAACGCACCTGTGCGGCGCATCTTCAACGAACTCATATTTGAGGGAAGTGTGCTAGGCGAAAGAGATGAAGGCCGTGAAAAGCCTGTTCTCTGGGACCTCTGTCGTTGCTTTCACCCGGAGCGAGTGGGGATGAACACATGTTGGGATACCAAGCGGAACACACGACCTGCAAACAACGGCAGCCGGATTGACTACGTCTTGTGCAGCGATGGCATCAAGAGCTGGTTCAACTACTCCAATATTCAGGAGGGCTTGATGGGATCTGACCATTGCCCAGTCTTTGCGACTTTGTCGGACAAAGTGACCGTGGGCGACAAAGAGTGTGCGTTGCTCGAGATGATGAACCCTCCGGATATGTTCAACGGGGACGAGCGTCTTCGAGACTGGACCCCAAAGGATCACCTTCCTTTGTCTGCGAAGCTCATACCAGAATTTGACCGCCGGCAGAGCATCCGCGACATGTTCACAAAGAAAGCCGCCCCTCCACGAGAATCGACGAGGATAGACACAACTGCAGAACCCTCGAAGAACGGAAGTAGTAGCGCCTCGGGGTCACTCGACAAAGCAGAGGAAGCTTCAGGGTCACCGACCAACGCCTCCCCCACGTCGAGGCTGGGCGAGACTACCAACTTAACCAAGCTTTCAGCATCCCAGTCTAGCTCCAAAAGACCTGGAACGGCCGCTGACACGACGAGTCGACCattcaagaagaccaagtcttTTACAGGCGCCAACGacaccaagagcaaggcGGCGCAGGGCCAACGAACATTACAGGGATTCTTCAAGCCAAAAGCTCCCACGGCTCAAGATGGCAAGGCAGAGCTAGTAGCGGCAAGTTCGACGCCATCTACAACAAAGAAACCTGCAGTATCAGGGAAAGCGCCAGTAAGCGCGCAGAGATTATCGAATACACCGCAGGCTACACTTACAGAAaagtcatcaccaacagtccCTCTACGCGGTAAGGATCCCGAACCCTCGGACAGGGTGTTTGACCCGATCGAGGCGAAGGAGTCGTGGTCCAAGCTGTTGGGTAAGAGGGTTGCACCAAGATGTGAACACGACGAACCCTGCATCagcttcaccaccaagaagccCGGAGTCAACTGTGGTACGTTATACAGCGGCAGCTGA
- a CDS encoding probable complex I intermediate-associated protein CIA30 precursor, mitochondrial: MRATPTLLSRGFFGRSMDELRRRTQIAVSFEAIKGATQPKPLYEFNTPDSVRDCIVMTDKTIGGFSESNFDFHKSTDANNDPKIPSAYARFHGNISTRLPSDRPNIQRTGFAGFRSPDQRPTAFGRSMWDIDPYIYLALRVKSDGRSYFVNLQTESVEPSDLHQHRLFPKRPGQWETVLIKWNDFVRTNHGFVVEPQTEMLRQKVLTVGIGLTDRVDGPFELCIERAWATNDPSEVDVTEEPKAETVAERGQLRNKKGEKVRW, translated from the exons ATGAGGGCCACACCGACGCTCCTCTCAAGAGGCTTCTTCGGCCGTAGTATGGATGAGCTCAGGCGGCGCACGCAAATAG CTGTGAGCTTCGAGGCTATCAAAGGCGCTACACAGCCCAAGCCTCTTTACGAGTTCAACACCCCCGATAGTGTCCGCGACTGCATCGTCATGACTGACAAGACCATTGGCGGCTTCTCAGAGAGCAACTTTGACTTCCACAAGTCTACCGACGCCAACAACGACCCCAAGATACCCTCCGCATATGCCCGTTTTCATGGCAACATCTCTACTCGCCTCCCCTCCGACCGCCCCAATATCCAACGGACTGGCTTTGCCGGCTTCCGGTCTCCGGATCAAAGGCCAACCGCCTTCGGCCGTTCCATGTGGGATATTGATCCGTACATCTACCTGGCCCTGCGTGTCAAGTCAGATGGCCGCAGTTACTTTGTCAACTTACAAACCGAGAGTGTCGAACCATCAGATTTACATCAACATCGATTATTCCCTAAGCGCCCAGGCCAATGGGAAACAGTGCTCATAAAATGGAACGACTTTGTCAGGACGAATCACGGCTTTGTGGTGGAACCTCAGACTGAGATGCTTCGACAAAAAGTCTTGACCGTGGGTATTGGACTCACAGATCGTGTTGATGGTCCATTTGAGCTGTGTATCGAGAGAGCGTGGGCCACCAATGATCCCAGTGAGGTAGACGTGACAGAAGAAcccaaggctgagactgTGGCAGAGAGAGGCCAGCTAAGAAACAAGAAGGGCGAAAAAGTACGGTGGTAG
- a CDS encoding related to cytochrome-c oxidase chain VIa precursor: MSAVRFTRAATRATAQLRAPLQRRFASTADNEFIKERQHIKEHAAGTTELWKKISLYGVAPCLIAAGANAYWLWNEHWEHWNHMPPLEERTEYPYQNIRTKNYQWGNGDKTLFWNDEVNYHNKDKAS; this comes from the exons ATGTCCGCTGTACGATTCACCCGCGCTGCCACGCGCGCCACTGCGCAGCTCCGCGCTCCCCTCCAGCGCCGATTTGCCAGCACCGCCGATAACGAGTTCATCAAGGAGCGTCAGCACATCAAGGAGCACGCTGCCGGTACCACTG AGCTGTGGAAGAAGATCTCCCTCTA TGGTGTTGCCCCCTGCCTCATCGCCGCCGGTGCCAACGCCTACTGGCTCTGGAACGAGCATTGGGAGCACTGGAACCACATGCCTCCTCTGGAGGAGCGCACCGAGTACCCTTACCAGAACATCCGTACCAAGAACTACCAGTGGGGCAACGGTGACAAG ACTCTCTT CTGGAACGACGAGGTCAACTACcacaacaaggacaaggcttCCTAA